In Hahella sp. HNIBRBA332, the genomic window GAAACTGGCGGTGCCGTTGATTTCTCTTGGCGGCGTACATGCGATGGATCATGAAACCACGCCGCTGTTCGGCATGCCTTCCTGGTTTGTCGGGCTGATTCCTGTGGCGGGAATGAATGTGAGAGTTGTGGATACGGCGCAATGGGTCATGCCTGATCGCTACAAGGCGCAATATCGGGAAAATATCCGTTACATCATTCGATTACATGATTCTGAGTGGGGACTCGGCTGCGATTTCATTGCGGAGGCGTTTACTCTGGAGCCGGATCAGGTGCGTTGGCGCAGCGAGCGCTCCAAGCGACCATGGCTGGCCGGTACGGTGGTGACGCATATGTGCGCGCTGCTGGATGTGGATGGGTTGGAGCAACAATTGAATCAGTCATCCGCCAAAGCCGGTAAAAAGGGCTGACGCAGAACCGGCGACAGACCGGGGTGGTTGGCAAAATCCGCTGGCATAGATCCTGCGTTGTTCTATATTAATTAAGTACAAACGCTAGAAATTTGACGCTCAGCGTCGGGAGAAAGAGGTTAAACGCTATGGCATCCTATTCAGGGCAGGGCCAAAGTTCAGAAGATCCGATTCTGCAATACGTGACCTTCAAGTTGGATCATGAAACTTACGGCATCAATGTTATGCAGATCCAGGAGGTGTTGCGCTATACGGAAATCGCCCCGGTGCCTGGCGCGCCGGACTACGTTCTCGGCATTATTAATCTGCGCGGCAATGTCGTCACAGTCATCGACACCCGCAAGCGGTTTGGCTTGTCGGAAGCGGAGGTTAGCGATCACACCCGGATTGTGGTGATTGAGGTGGATAATCAAGTCGTGGGCATTCTGGTGGATTCTGTGGCGGAAGTGGTTTATCTGCGGCAGTCGGAAATGGAAACCGCTCCAAATGTCGGCAACGAGGAAAGCGCCAAATTCATTCAAGGCGTGTGCAACAAGAATGGAGAACTGATTATTCTGGTTGAATTCGAAAAAATGATGTCAGAAGAAGAGTGGTCCGAGGTGGCGTCCTTGTGATCAGTCTCACCCAATAAGCTGGCGCGGGAGGATAAGTTATGAATCCGCAATTTATGAGTTGGGAGTTGCTTGTGTCCCTGTGTTTCGGGCTGATTGTCGCGATTGCCTGCTTCACAATCTGTCGGATGCAGGCCAAGCGCATTGTACGTCTGGAAATCGAAGTCGGGCAGATGCGGGATAAGCTCAATATGCTCTCCGACAGCGGCATTGGCGTGGGCCGGAAGGTGGTTTCCATTGATCAGCGTCTGAAAGCCGCTGAACTCAAGCAGAAAGAACTGCAAACGATGGATGTGCAAAAGGTGTCTTACAATGAAGCGGCCCGTTTGTTGGCGTTGGGCGCGGAAGTAGAGGATTTGGTGAAAGCCTGCGGCCTGACCAGGGCTGAGGCGGATTTGATCAAGGCGCTGCATTCCAGTCAAAGTGTAGCGCAGAGACCTGCGCGGCATTGATCCGAACCGATTCCGCCTGACAGACAGGCGGACGAAGAGGTTTATCTATAAAAGTTCAGACCCGGCTGTGGCGCTGTCGCCGCAGCCGGGTTTGTCGTTATAGGGTCTCTTTACTTTCTTTTTCTTGCTTCAATAGCGCCACCGCCAGTTTGACATCCTCGGACAGTGAGCTGTCCTCGCCTTTCTTGAGCACCGGCAACACCATGAAGTGTACGCTGCCGTCTGCGCTGGTCACACTGGTGGCGATGATGGCGTCGCCCTCAGTCGCTGCGCCATAGTAATCGGCGATAATATCCGACGGCTTCTCCGTGAGCCCGCCAAGCCGCTCGGCTTCAGTGTTGTCGAAAAGAAGGATTTCGCCGGACTGGGAAAGCTTCTGCAACAGCCTTTCTGTCTGCGGATCAAATGGGAAATTACTGGTGTCGACGTAACGTAACCCTTCCGTTTCGATAAAGTCATACAGCTCTGCGCTAAGCGATGTGGAGGCCTGCGATACCCATGGTCCGGTGTCCTGAACCGGCTCTTCCACTTCGGGAGCGGTTTCGGCCGCCATCTGTGACGCGGTCTCCTCCATAAATTCGGGAGAAACGCCCGTCAGCGTCGCCTCCTGATTTTCCGCCGGAATTTCCATTGCAGTGGATTGCGATGCGAGCTTCGCGTCAGCGTCGTCGCCGTTTGTGTGGTAGAGAAAGACGCCTGCCGCCAGACACAGGGGCGCGCCCCATAAAACGATTTTTTTAACTGACATAATGATCACCTTCTACTTGTCATGTCCGCCGGAAGTGGCTCCCCGTCGGGGAGCCGTCAGCCTGATGGGGTC contains:
- a CDS encoding chemotaxis protein CheW, with translation MASYSGQGQSSEDPILQYVTFKLDHETYGINVMQIQEVLRYTEIAPVPGAPDYVLGIINLRGNVVTVIDTRKRFGLSEAEVSDHTRIVVIEVDNQVVGILVDSVAEVVYLRQSEMETAPNVGNEESAKFIQGVCNKNGELIILVEFEKMMSEEEWSEVASL
- a CDS encoding DUF2802 domain-containing protein codes for the protein MNPQFMSWELLVSLCFGLIVAIACFTICRMQAKRIVRLEIEVGQMRDKLNMLSDSGIGVGRKVVSIDQRLKAAELKQKELQTMDVQKVSYNEAARLLALGAEVEDLVKACGLTRAEADLIKALHSSQSVAQRPARH